The Cardiocondyla obscurior isolate alpha-2009 linkage group LG22, Cobs3.1, whole genome shotgun sequence genome includes a region encoding these proteins:
- the LOC139110934 gene encoding uncharacterized protein — protein MDRREQQLTAQADRLTLEEFNAWNQQCEEYIELLEDQGRNKRARLSIGAKQSLVACIARIESLRDLTKQRFIHVGAGHNTKNKGLRWSEIDTAFESRILTGVVINSNYIEPREFLEDAQDIVLKHVQNVMHKHNNIKINVVFNGEFVANNKTANKSVCTKNCELFRSSDLQEWYESRIIEPILTSLDEFQQRDSGWALSRIHNLMINVNKHNPLHAGCHVILPQEIKMKRAVINIQSADNACFAWSVVAALYPAEKHVDRIISYPHYATVLNLEGIEFPITMKHVKKFENLNNISINIYTIEKKKILPIQLTDKVRERHIHLLYTQRDNDVGHFSLIKNLSRLISSRLSKTKSKKYFCDR, from the coding sequence ATGGATCGACGAGAGCAACAGTTGACAGCGCAAGCAGATCGATTGACTTTAGAAGAATTTAATGCATGGAATCAGCAATGTGAAgaatatatcgaattattgGAGGACCAGGggcgaaataaacgcgcaAGATTATCAATCGGTGCGAAGCAATCACTAGTTGCATGTATTGCACGTATCGAAAGTTTAAGAGATTTAACAAAACAACGTTTCATTCATGTGGGTGCtggacataatacaaaaaataaaggactTCGATGGAGTGAAATTGACACAGCTTTTGAAAGCCGCATATTAACAGGtgtggtaattaattcaaactatatcgagcctCGCGAATTTCTGGAAGATGCGCAAGacattgtattaaaacatgtgcaaaatgttatgcataaacataacaatataaaaattaatgttgtatttaatggtgaatttgtggctaacaataaaactgcaaataaaagtgtGTGCACAAAAAACTGTGAACTCTTTCGTTCAAGTGATCTACAAGAGTGGTACGAGTCACGCATTATCGAGCCTATTCTCACATCCTTGGATGAATTTCAACAACGTGACAGCGGGTGGGCACTGtcgcgtatacataatttgatgataaatgtaaataaacacAATCCATTACATGCTGGGTGCCATGTGATATTACcacaggaaattaaaatgaaaagagctgtgataaatatacaatCTGCTGACAATGCATGTTTCGCATGGTCAGTGGTAGCCGCTCTATACCCAGCCGAGAAACATGTGGATCGAATAATATCATATCCACATTATGCAACAGTGTTAAATCTTGAAGGTATTGAGTTTCCAATAACTATgaaacatgttaaaaaatttgaaaatcttaataatatttccatcaacatatatacgattgagaagaaaaaaattctaccaatACAACTCACAGATAAAGTACGAGAGAGACACATTCATTTGTTGTACACACAGCGAGATAATGATGTTGgacatttttcattgataaaaaatttatcacgtcttATAAGTTCACGGCTTAGTAAAACAAagagtaagaaatatttttgtgatcggtaa